The following are encoded in a window of Sphingobium sp. AP49 genomic DNA:
- a CDS encoding GH92 family glycosyl hydrolase, with product MVGVKTMRGTMALILGGSLLALASAAAGQSVPEPAASAPSAPALVDLANPLMGTDSSYELSYGNTYPAVAVPWGMNFWTPVTGKMGDGWGYTYDAHKLNGIKQTHQPSPWMGDYAAFALFAETGAIKIKEEERASWYSHKAEESRPYSYKVYLADYDVTAEVAPTNRAAQFRFTFPQSDQAHILLDAYAGGSMVTIDAANRRITGYVRNNKGGVPGNFHNYFVAQFDHDFSIGQSWGDDGKLDATAQREGDHVGAVISFKTKAGEQIGVKVASSFISPEQALRNLQSEVGSDDFDGTKAKAKQVWEQEFQRIAVEDPDIDNRRTFYSALYRMLQFPRNFHEIDAQGKQVHYSPYDGKVHPGPLYTDNGFWDTWRAVFPFFALMYPERDGEIMQGLANTYKESGWLPEWASPGHRNVMIGSNSAILIADAYANGVRGFDVNTLYEAMVKNATTSKGRPTDAKGRTLTAVGREGVEYYNQLGYVPYDVGINENAARTLEYATADFALSRLAAQLGKSADAKRYAEQALNYRKLYDAQTGWMRGRNKDGSWSANFNPYKWGDAFTEGNALHYSWSVMQDVQGLIDLMGGDRTFVDRLDSIFTTPPIFDDSYYGQVIHEIREMQIVDMGQYAHGNQPIQHMIYLYDWAGAPWKAQFHARDVMRKLYAPTPDGYPGDEDNGQTSAWYVFSALGFYPVTPTVGQYAIGSPLFRRVTLTMPGGRKLLVEAENNSADNVYIQSATLNGQPWNKPWLPREELQKGGTLRFIMGPKPNESWGAAKVDAPFSMSKPQ from the coding sequence ATGGTGGGTGTAAAGACGATGCGCGGCACGATGGCGCTGATCCTGGGTGGCTCGCTGCTGGCGCTGGCTTCGGCGGCGGCCGGCCAGTCGGTCCCCGAGCCCGCCGCGTCTGCGCCTTCCGCGCCGGCGCTGGTCGATCTCGCCAATCCGCTGATGGGCACGGATTCCAGCTATGAACTGTCCTATGGCAACACCTATCCGGCGGTCGCTGTCCCCTGGGGCATGAATTTCTGGACCCCGGTCACCGGCAAGATGGGTGATGGCTGGGGCTATACCTATGACGCGCACAAGCTGAACGGCATCAAGCAGACCCACCAGCCCAGCCCCTGGATGGGCGACTATGCCGCCTTCGCCCTGTTCGCCGAGACCGGCGCGATCAAGATCAAGGAGGAGGAGCGGGCATCCTGGTACAGCCACAAGGCGGAGGAAAGCCGGCCCTATAGCTACAAGGTCTATCTGGCCGACTATGATGTGACGGCGGAGGTCGCGCCGACCAATCGCGCCGCCCAGTTCCGCTTCACCTTCCCGCAGAGCGACCAGGCCCATATCCTGCTCGACGCCTATGCCGGCGGGTCGATGGTGACGATCGACGCCGCCAACCGCCGCATCACCGGCTATGTCCGCAACAACAAGGGCGGGGTGCCGGGCAATTTCCACAATTATTTCGTGGCCCAGTTCGACCATGATTTCAGCATCGGCCAGAGCTGGGGCGACGATGGCAAGCTGGACGCGACGGCGCAGCGCGAGGGCGACCATGTCGGTGCCGTCATCAGCTTCAAGACGAAGGCCGGCGAGCAGATCGGGGTCAAGGTCGCATCCTCCTTCATCAGCCCGGAACAGGCGCTGCGCAATCTTCAGAGCGAGGTCGGCAGCGACGATTTCGATGGCACCAAGGCGAAGGCGAAGCAGGTCTGGGAACAGGAATTCCAGCGCATCGCGGTCGAGGATCCGGACATCGACAATCGCCGCACCTTCTATTCGGCGCTCTACCGGATGCTGCAATTCCCGCGCAATTTCCACGAGATCGACGCGCAGGGGAAGCAGGTCCACTACAGCCCCTATGACGGCAAGGTGCATCCCGGCCCGCTCTATACCGACAACGGCTTCTGGGACACCTGGCGCGCGGTATTCCCCTTCTTCGCGCTGATGTATCCTGAGCGCGACGGCGAGATCATGCAGGGACTGGCCAACACCTACAAGGAATCGGGCTGGCTGCCGGAATGGGCAAGCCCGGGCCATCGCAACGTCATGATCGGATCGAACAGCGCGATCCTGATCGCCGACGCCTATGCCAATGGCGTGCGCGGCTTCGACGTCAACACGCTCTATGAGGCGATGGTCAAGAATGCGACCACGTCGAAGGGGCGGCCGACCGATGCCAAGGGCCGGACGCTGACCGCCGTCGGCCGCGAGGGCGTCGAATATTATAACCAGCTTGGCTATGTGCCCTATGATGTCGGCATCAACGAGAATGCCGCGCGCACGCTGGAATATGCGACCGCCGACTTCGCCCTGTCGCGCCTCGCCGCGCAACTGGGCAAGAGCGCCGACGCCAAGCGCTATGCCGAACAGGCGCTAAACTACCGCAAGCTCTATGACGCGCAGACCGGCTGGATGCGCGGCCGCAACAAGGACGGGTCGTGGAGCGCCAATTTCAATCCCTATAAATGGGGCGATGCCTTCACCGAGGGCAATGCGCTCCATTATAGCTGGTCGGTGATGCAGGATGTGCAGGGGCTGATCGACCTGATGGGCGGCGACCGGACGTTCGTCGACCGGCTCGACAGCATCTTCACCACCCCGCCAATCTTCGACGACAGCTATTATGGCCAGGTGATCCACGAGATCAGGGAGATGCAGATCGTCGACATGGGCCAATATGCCCATGGCAACCAGCCGATCCAGCACATGATCTATCTTTATGACTGGGCGGGCGCACCGTGGAAGGCGCAGTTCCATGCCCGCGACGTGATGCGCAAACTCTACGCGCCCACGCCGGACGGCTATCCGGGCGACGAGGATAATGGCCAGACATCGGCCTGGTATGTCTTCTCCGCCCTGGGCTTCTATCCGGTGACGCCGACCGTGGGCCAATATGCGATCGGCAGCCCGCTGTTCCGCCGCGTCACCCTGACCATGCCCGGCGGCCGCAAGCTGCTGGTGGAGGCGGAAAATAACAGCGCGGACAATGTCTATATCCAGTCGGCGACGCTGAACGGCCAGCCCTGGAACAAGCCATGGCTGCCGCGCGAGGAATTGCAGAAGGGCGGCACGCTGCGCTTTATCATGGGGCCGAAGCCCAATGAAAGCTGGGGCGCGGCCAAGGTGGATGCCCCCTTCTCCATGAGCAAGCCGCAATAA
- a CDS encoding glycoside hydrolase family 125 protein, with the protein MSFRRRDVIAGAGALALAATSPTSPLGAASASAFPSKRPPKGQRRFTSPAVEGEIARVKAKIADPQLAWLFENCYPNTLDTTAELGMVDGRPDAFVITGDIDALWLRDSSAQLQTYVHLTPRDAGLRRLFHGLIQRQARCILIDPYANAFMKDPAARSSLPAISDRTDMKPGVAERKWEIDSLCYPMRLAHAYWTATRDKAPFDALWAKAMALAVATLREQQRKDGPGPYHFQRVDKSPTETLMFDGYGAPTRKVGLIHSGFRPSDDACLYPFLIPSNLFAVSALRMLAQVLGEARGDAAAAQDCAALAAEVDAALKAHGQMDDGQGGRVWAYEVDGYGNAIFMDDANVPSLSGLPLLGAADRGDPLWQRTAALAWSGRNPYFFTGTAAQGIGGPHIGMDMIWPMSIVTRALNSADDATIRQCLAWLRATHGGTGFMHESFHKDDPATFTRSWFAWANGLFGDLILDLERRKPALLAERFA; encoded by the coding sequence ATGAGTTTCCGTCGCCGTGACGTCATCGCCGGTGCCGGAGCGCTGGCACTGGCCGCTACCAGCCCCACCTCCCCCCTTGGTGCCGCCAGTGCCAGCGCATTCCCATCCAAGCGCCCGCCCAAGGGGCAGCGGCGCTTCACCAGCCCGGCGGTGGAGGGCGAGATCGCGCGGGTGAAGGCGAAGATCGCCGACCCGCAACTCGCCTGGCTGTTCGAGAATTGCTATCCCAACACGCTCGATACCACGGCGGAACTGGGCATGGTCGACGGCAGGCCCGATGCCTTCGTCATCACCGGCGACATCGACGCGCTGTGGCTGCGCGACAGTTCGGCGCAGCTTCAGACCTATGTCCATCTGACGCCCAGGGATGCGGGGTTGCGCCGGCTGTTCCACGGCCTGATCCAGCGGCAGGCGCGCTGCATCCTGATCGATCCCTATGCCAATGCCTTCATGAAGGATCCGGCCGCCCGGTCCAGCCTGCCGGCAATTTCGGACAGGACCGACATGAAGCCGGGCGTGGCGGAGCGGAAATGGGAGATAGACAGCCTCTGCTATCCGATGCGGCTGGCCCATGCCTATTGGACCGCGACCCGTGACAAGGCGCCGTTCGACGCGCTCTGGGCCAAGGCGATGGCGCTGGCGGTCGCGACCCTGCGCGAACAGCAGCGCAAGGACGGGCCAGGCCCCTATCATTTCCAGCGGGTCGACAAGTCACCGACCGAGACGCTGATGTTCGACGGCTATGGCGCGCCCACGCGCAAGGTCGGCCTCATCCATTCGGGCTTCCGCCCGTCGGACGACGCGTGCCTCTATCCCTTCCTGATCCCGTCCAACCTGTTTGCGGTGTCGGCGCTGCGCATGCTGGCGCAGGTGCTGGGCGAGGCGCGGGGCGACGCGGCGGCGGCGCAGGATTGCGCCGCGCTCGCTGCCGAGGTCGATGCCGCGCTCAAGGCCCATGGCCAGATGGACGACGGGCAGGGCGGTCGGGTCTGGGCCTATGAGGTCGATGGCTATGGCAATGCGATCTTCATGGACGATGCCAATGTGCCGAGCCTGTCGGGCCTGCCGCTGCTGGGCGCGGCCGACCGGGGCGATCCGCTGTGGCAGCGCACGGCCGCACTCGCCTGGAGCGGGCGTAACCCCTATTTCTTCACCGGCACCGCGGCGCAGGGCATTGGTGGGCCGCATATCGGCATGGACATGATCTGGCCGATGTCGATCGTCACCCGCGCGCTCAACAGCGCCGACGATGCCACGATCCGCCAGTGCCTGGCCTGGCTGCGCGCCACCCATGGCGGCACCGGCTTCATGCACGAAAGCTTCCACAAGGATGATCCGGCCACATTCACCCGGTCCTGGTTCGCCTGGGCCAATGGCCTGTTCGGCGACCTGATCCTGGATCTGGAGCGGCGCAAGCCCGCGCTGCTGGCCGAGCGCTTCGCATAG
- a CDS encoding GH92 family glycosyl hydrolase codes for MITANRRQLLAGVGMVALGKAWPAVAAGQGDAAARPDLFIGTGGHGHTFPGPSMPFGMVQLGPDTNNAGWDACSGYHVDDGSIMGFSHTHLSGTGIGDMLDVLVVPTRGPLQLQPGPVGKPDEGYRQRFSDEHAEPGYYRVKLESGVLAELTVTERTGLHRYHFPDGPGHILIDFAHCKQEKPDELIRIENASLDLAEDGTLTGSRQVFRWAEGRRIHFALQMSRKPDRVAFFGDGDKPLPDGARSVKGQRLKVALFFDDAGAAPIQIRTGISAVDVAGAQAALAGEAADWNFDAARVAAGAAWGKELAGIVVRGGTADQRRIMASALYHCLLAPQSFVDRDGRTMGMDGKVHSLPPGERAFTAYSLWDTYRALHPLLTIIQPDRAALMTRDLIRQTQQSPYGPPVWPLQGKETGCMIGWHAVSVLAEAQAKGIKADYAAAWPAIRRRAFDPAMPDVDSTLGRNFYYDLGYIPADKIWESVSRTQEYAYDDWAMARLAQAAGANEDAARLKARSRNYRNVIDPKIGFARPRFADGRWWQDYDPIQIGHDPKRHRDYTEANGWQATFLTQHDIYGLIDHFGGDAAFETKLDAFFNAPSTLPDNAPPDISGLVGQYAHGNEPDQHAAYLYAYCGAPAKTQAMVRQLLTEMYRAAPDGVIGNDDCGQMSAWFVLSALGFYPVDPVSALYVLGSPLFDEATVDLGRGRRLVVRAQGNGPDRPYVQSVTWNGRAHTRNWISHAALMQGGELVFVMGARPSGFGMAKRDRPPSFGIQPG; via the coding sequence ATGATCACCGCCAACCGCCGCCAGTTGCTGGCCGGCGTAGGGATGGTTGCGCTCGGGAAGGCATGGCCGGCGGTCGCAGCCGGGCAGGGCGATGCTGCCGCCCGGCCCGACCTGTTCATCGGCACCGGCGGCCATGGCCACACATTTCCGGGTCCCTCCATGCCCTTTGGCATGGTGCAGCTTGGCCCCGATACCAACAATGCCGGCTGGGACGCCTGTTCGGGCTATCATGTCGATGACGGGTCGATCATGGGCTTTTCCCACACCCATTTGTCGGGCACCGGCATCGGCGATATGCTGGACGTGCTGGTGGTGCCGACGCGCGGGCCGCTTCAGCTTCAGCCTGGCCCGGTCGGCAAGCCGGACGAGGGCTATCGCCAGCGTTTTTCCGACGAACATGCCGAGCCGGGCTATTATCGGGTGAAGCTGGAATCGGGCGTGCTGGCGGAACTGACCGTGACCGAACGGACCGGCCTGCACCGCTATCATTTCCCGGATGGCCCCGGCCATATCCTGATCGATTTTGCCCATTGCAAGCAGGAGAAGCCGGACGAACTGATCCGGATCGAGAATGCGTCGCTGGACCTGGCCGAGGACGGCACGCTGACCGGCAGCCGGCAGGTATTTCGCTGGGCCGAAGGGCGCCGCATCCATTTCGCGCTGCAAATGTCGCGCAAGCCCGATCGGGTCGCCTTCTTCGGTGATGGCGACAAGCCGCTGCCCGACGGCGCGCGATCGGTGAAGGGGCAGCGGCTGAAGGTTGCCCTGTTCTTCGACGATGCGGGCGCGGCGCCGATCCAGATCCGCACCGGCATTTCCGCCGTCGACGTCGCCGGCGCGCAGGCGGCGCTGGCGGGCGAAGCGGCGGACTGGAATTTCGATGCGGCGCGGGTGGCGGCGGGCGCCGCCTGGGGCAAGGAATTGGCCGGCATCGTGGTACGCGGCGGCACCGCCGATCAGCGCAGGATCATGGCGAGCGCCCTCTATCATTGCCTGCTGGCGCCGCAATCGTTCGTCGATCGCGACGGCCGCACCATGGGCATGGACGGCAAGGTGCACAGCCTGCCGCCGGGCGAGCGCGCCTTCACCGCCTATTCGCTGTGGGACACCTATCGCGCGCTGCATCCGCTGCTGACGATCATCCAGCCCGATCGGGCCGCGCTGATGACCCGCGACCTGATCCGTCAGACCCAGCAAAGCCCCTATGGCCCGCCGGTCTGGCCGCTGCAGGGCAAGGAAACCGGCTGCATGATCGGCTGGCATGCGGTGTCGGTGCTGGCCGAGGCGCAGGCCAAGGGGATCAAGGCGGATTATGCCGCCGCCTGGCCGGCGATCCGCCGGCGCGCCTTCGATCCGGCCATGCCCGATGTCGACAGCACGCTGGGCCGCAATTTCTATTATGATCTGGGCTATATTCCGGCTGACAAGATCTGGGAGTCGGTCAGTCGGACCCAGGAATATGCCTATGATGACTGGGCGATGGCGCGGCTGGCGCAGGCGGCGGGCGCGAACGAAGATGCGGCGCGGCTGAAGGCGCGCAGCCGCAACTATCGCAACGTGATCGATCCGAAGATCGGCTTTGCCCGGCCGCGCTTTGCCGATGGCCGTTGGTGGCAGGACTATGACCCGATCCAGATCGGCCATGATCCCAAACGGCATCGCGACTATACCGAAGCCAATGGCTGGCAGGCGACCTTCCTCACCCAGCATGACATTTATGGCCTGATCGACCATTTCGGCGGCGACGCGGCGTTCGAGACGAAGCTGGACGCCTTCTTCAATGCGCCGTCGACCCTGCCGGACAATGCGCCGCCCGACATCAGCGGCCTGGTCGGCCAATATGCCCATGGCAACGAACCCGACCAGCATGCCGCCTATCTCTATGCCTATTGCGGCGCGCCGGCGAAGACGCAGGCGATGGTCCGCCAGCTGCTGACGGAGATGTACAGGGCCGCGCCCGACGGCGTCATCGGCAATGATGATTGCGGCCAGATGAGCGCCTGGTTCGTACTGAGCGCGCTCGGCTTCTATCCGGTCGATCCGGTGAGCGCGCTTTATGTGCTGGGATCGCCGCTGTTCGACGAGGCGACCGTCGATCTGGGCAGGGGCCGGCGGCTGGTGGTGCGCGCGCAGGGTAATGGCCCCGACCGGCCCTATGTCCAGTCGGTGACCTGGAACGGCCGCGCCCACACGCGCAACTGGATCAGCCATGCGGCGCTGATGCAGGGCGGCGAGTTGGTCTTCGTCATGGGCGCGCGGCCATCGGGCTTTGGCATGGCGAAGCGTGATCGGCCGCCCAGTTTCGGCATCCAGCCGGGGTAA
- a CDS encoding ROK family protein has product MTGSSLRQRPRLSGTNLERAADHNQRITLHAIRVCGMLTRVELAGITGLTAPAIANITKRLLQDGLIEEAGQRRGGRGQPPTKLVIRSDACYSVGVNIDRDHITIVLVDFAGQTLARVSEEIDYALPADVRALYDRSIAGMLAGAGVDAAKVVGLGVAMPDDLGSVDLPGRPLAYGEWEQVSMADLFAGPHDWPVFRENDAAAAAMGEMQLGKGQTNTSFFYILMSSGLGGGLVVDGNYVRGASGRSGEIGFMLAQRGDGPAEPLQNIVSLSALAKDMGAQGFALREALHATDGVAADAINRWIEMAAEQLAAPLAAVNCLVNPAAILLGGRLPTRLMDLLAERMNAQMRDIAAQLPAVAPVSRAALSEDAPAVGAAILPFSHFLLPTPGALWKPSRGSVTIGADG; this is encoded by the coding sequence ATGACCGGCTCGTCCCTCCGCCAGCGCCCGCGCCTGTCGGGCACCAATCTGGAACGCGCCGCCGATCACAACCAGCGCATCACCCTGCACGCGATCCGCGTCTGCGGCATGCTGACGCGGGTGGAACTGGCCGGCATCACCGGCCTCACCGCACCGGCCATCGCCAACATCACCAAGCGGCTGCTGCAGGACGGGCTGATCGAGGAGGCCGGGCAGCGGCGCGGCGGGCGTGGCCAGCCGCCGACCAAGCTCGTGATCCGCAGCGACGCCTGCTATTCGGTCGGGGTCAATATCGACCGCGACCATATCACCATCGTCCTGGTCGATTTCGCCGGCCAGACATTGGCACGGGTGTCGGAAGAGATCGACTATGCCCTGCCCGCCGATGTGCGCGCCCTGTATGACCGGTCGATCGCCGGCATGCTGGCCGGCGCCGGGGTCGATGCCGCCAAGGTGGTGGGCCTGGGCGTCGCCATGCCCGACGATCTGGGATCGGTCGACCTGCCCGGCCGCCCCCTGGCCTATGGCGAATGGGAACAGGTCAGCATGGCGGATCTGTTCGCCGGTCCGCATGACTGGCCGGTCTTCCGCGAGAATGACGCCGCCGCCGCCGCCATGGGCGAAATGCAGCTGGGCAAGGGGCAGACCAACACCAGCTTCTTCTACATATTGATGTCGTCGGGCCTGGGCGGCGGCCTGGTGGTCGATGGCAATTATGTCCGCGGCGCCAGCGGTCGATCGGGCGAAATCGGCTTCATGCTGGCGCAGCGCGGCGACGGCCCGGCCGAACCCCTGCAGAATATCGTCTCCCTCTCGGCACTGGCCAAGGATATGGGCGCGCAGGGTTTCGCTTTGCGCGAAGCGCTGCACGCGACCGACGGCGTGGCGGCCGACGCGATCAATCGCTGGATCGAGATGGCGGCTGAGCAACTTGCCGCACCGCTGGCGGCGGTCAATTGCCTGGTCAATCCGGCCGCCATCCTGCTGGGCGGGCGCCTGCCCACCCGGCTGATGGATCTGCTGGCCGAGCGGATGAACGCGCAGATGCGCGACATCGCGGCGCAACTGCCCGCCGTGGCTCCGGTATCGCGCGCCGCCCTGTCGGAGGATGCACCGGCCGTGGGCGCGGCAATCCTGCCCTTCAGCCATTTCCTGCTGCCGACGCCGGGCGCGCTGTGGAAGCCGTCGCGCGGTTCGGTGACGATCGGGGCGGACGGCTGA
- a CDS encoding sugar porter family MFS transporter, with amino-acid sequence MMTGRMAGSASISAVIAAAIGGLLFGFDTAVIAGVTHALSDAFALSVTGLGAAVSAALIGTLIGALGAGKPGDRLGSRTVLIWIAIAYGVSALGCALSTNLPMFIAFRLLSGLAIGGTSVLAPVYIAEISPADRRGRLVGAFQLSIVIGILAAYVSNALIGAVIDIPDIWRVKLGVAMIPAILFLAMLLRIPDSPRWLVQQGRIDAARRAIGRLAMGNADALIARFATARAASGPARLSWRAHRTPILLALAIAAFNQLSGINAILYYLGDIFAMAGFSALSADLQSVAIGIANLVATLIGMAMIDRVGRRPLLLAGAAGTAIALAGVATIYTTGRGEMLLLPVLIGFILFFAVSQGAVIWVYLSEIFPTAVRARGQSLGSAAHWALNALIAFGFPVVAQGSRALPFWFFAVAMLVQFVIVWRYFPETRGLSLEDELSPLTGASQHGKPTHDDDPR; translated from the coding sequence ATGATGACAGGCAGAATGGCCGGTTCGGCCAGCATAAGCGCGGTCATCGCCGCAGCCATTGGCGGACTCCTGTTCGGGTTCGACACCGCCGTGATTGCCGGTGTCACGCATGCGTTGAGCGATGCCTTCGCGCTGAGTGTTACGGGACTGGGAGCGGCCGTTTCGGCTGCGCTGATCGGGACGCTGATCGGCGCGCTGGGAGCCGGGAAGCCTGGCGACCGCCTTGGCAGCCGCACCGTGCTGATCTGGATCGCGATCGCCTATGGCGTGTCCGCACTCGGCTGTGCCCTCAGCACGAACCTGCCGATGTTCATCGCCTTTCGCCTGCTCAGCGGGCTGGCGATCGGCGGGACATCCGTTCTGGCGCCGGTCTATATCGCGGAGATAAGCCCGGCCGACCGGCGCGGCCGACTGGTCGGCGCCTTCCAGCTCAGCATCGTCATCGGCATTCTGGCGGCTTATGTCAGCAATGCACTGATAGGAGCGGTAATCGATATTCCCGATATCTGGCGCGTCAAGCTGGGCGTCGCCATGATCCCCGCCATCCTGTTCCTGGCGATGCTGCTGCGCATTCCCGACAGTCCGCGCTGGCTGGTCCAGCAGGGGCGGATCGACGCCGCGCGCCGGGCGATCGGCCGCCTCGCGATGGGCAATGCGGACGCATTGATCGCCCGTTTCGCCACCGCCCGTGCCGCGTCCGGGCCGGCGCGCCTGTCCTGGCGCGCGCACCGCACGCCGATCCTGCTGGCGCTCGCGATCGCCGCCTTCAACCAGCTCTCGGGCATCAACGCGATCCTGTATTATCTGGGCGACATCTTTGCGATGGCGGGCTTCAGCGCCCTGTCCGCCGATCTCCAGTCGGTGGCGATCGGCATCGCCAATCTGGTCGCGACGCTGATCGGCATGGCGATGATCGACCGGGTCGGCCGCCGCCCGCTGCTGCTGGCCGGCGCTGCCGGCACCGCGATCGCGCTCGCTGGCGTGGCGACGATCTACACGACCGGGCGCGGCGAGATGCTGCTGCTGCCGGTGCTGATCGGCTTCATCCTCTTTTTCGCGGTGTCGCAGGGGGCGGTGATCTGGGTCTATCTCTCCGAAATCTTCCCCACCGCCGTGCGCGCACGCGGCCAGTCGCTGGGCAGCGCCGCCCATTGGGCGCTCAACGCACTGATCGCCTTCGGCTTTCCGGTTGTCGCCCAGGGATCGCGGGCCTTGCCTTTCTGGTTCTTCGCGGTCGCGATGCTGGTCCAGTTCGTCATCGTCTGGCGCTATTTTCCCGAAACCCGGGGCCTGTCGCTGGAAGATGAACTGTCACCATTGACCGGCGCGTCACAGCATGGGAAGCCGACACATGACGATGACCCGCGCTGA
- a CDS encoding ROK family protein: MLDASLIAAAGRPFAGLELGGTKCVCTLATGPDAILDQRTVPTTRPEETLPAILAILEEWDARGGFVALGIASFGPLQLNPAAADYGCILATPKPGWPGADIVGTLAGPFAVPVAFDTDVNGAALAEMLWGCGQGMQDFAYVTVGTGVGVGLIVHGAPTRGIGHSEIGHIRVPRLAGDDFVSACPYHPDCVEGLASGTALRARLGDRLPSDLPPNDPVWAPIVDALAAMAHAMVCSTGPLRIAMGGGVLAGQPHLIGRINAALRDSLAGYMHLPNPDHYVVAPALGAQAGPMGSIALACMALAQAATAA; this comes from the coding sequence ATGCTTGACGCTTCCCTGATCGCCGCCGCCGGGCGTCCCTTTGCCGGTCTGGAACTGGGCGGGACCAAGTGCGTCTGCACCCTGGCCACGGGTCCCGACGCCATATTGGACCAGCGGACGGTCCCTACCACCCGGCCCGAAGAAACGCTGCCGGCAATCCTTGCCATATTGGAAGAATGGGATGCGCGGGGCGGTTTCGTCGCGCTTGGCATTGCGTCCTTCGGGCCGCTCCAGCTCAATCCGGCGGCGGCTGATTATGGCTGCATCCTGGCGACGCCCAAACCGGGCTGGCCGGGTGCCGATATCGTCGGCACGCTGGCTGGCCCTTTTGCCGTGCCGGTGGCGTTCGACACCGACGTCAATGGCGCGGCGCTGGCGGAAATGCTGTGGGGGTGCGGGCAGGGCATGCAGGACTTCGCCTATGTGACCGTCGGAACGGGCGTCGGCGTGGGATTGATCGTCCATGGTGCGCCGACCCGGGGCATCGGCCATAGCGAAATCGGCCATATTCGCGTGCCGCGCCTGGCCGGCGACGATTTCGTCAGTGCCTGTCCCTATCATCCCGACTGTGTCGAGGGACTGGCGTCGGGTACCGCGCTGCGCGCCCGATTGGGGGATCGACTGCCATCGGATCTGCCACCCAATGATCCGGTCTGGGCGCCGATCGTCGATGCGCTGGCGGCGATGGCGCATGCGATGGTGTGCTCCACCGGGCCGTTGCGCATCGCCATGGGCGGCGGCGTGCTGGCCGGGCAGCCCCATCTGATCGGGCGTATCAATGCGGCGCTGCGCGACAGTCTGGCGGGCTATATGCATCTGCCCAATCCCGACCATTATGTCGTAGCGCCGGCGCTGGGGGCGCAGGCCGGCCCGATGGGATCGATCGCGCTTGCGTGTATGGCGTTGGCGCAGGCTGCGACAGCAGCATGA
- a CDS encoding class I mannose-6-phosphate isomerase, with amino-acid sequence MSAHRLILNAVEKPWGCTGLSPQYGADPDRRVGEIWFTGPDNVPQPLLVKYLFTSERLSVQVHPDDGQARATGLAGGKSECWYVLDTQGDARLGIGLRHAVDADALRAAALDGSIEDLMDWKPVRPGDFYYIPAGTIHAIGGGITLVEVQQNNDVTYRLYDYGRPRELHLDAGMAVSRPEPYDRPVQHVAVDGSTILVDEAGAPFLLESRVCPAGEAIMFDTGLCWFIPFSGHGTIDGTAWQAGECWLIQDRATLMVDADMHAFLARPTD; translated from the coding sequence ATGAGCGCTCATCGTCTGATTCTCAACGCCGTCGAAAAACCCTGGGGCTGCACGGGCCTGTCGCCGCAATATGGGGCCGACCCCGACCGGCGTGTCGGCGAGATCTGGTTCACCGGCCCCGACAATGTGCCTCAACCGCTGCTGGTCAAATATCTGTTCACCAGCGAGCGCCTGTCCGTGCAGGTCCATCCCGATGACGGGCAGGCACGTGCCACTGGGCTGGCCGGTGGCAAGTCGGAATGCTGGTACGTACTCGATACCCAGGGCGACGCGCGGCTGGGCATTGGCCTGCGCCATGCGGTCGATGCGGACGCGCTGCGGGCGGCTGCGCTGGACGGCTCGATCGAGGATCTGATGGACTGGAAACCGGTCAGGCCGGGCGACTTCTATTATATCCCGGCGGGCACGATCCATGCCATCGGCGGTGGCATCACCCTGGTCGAGGTACAGCAGAATAACGACGTCACCTATCGCCTCTATGATTATGGCCGCCCGCGCGAACTGCATCTGGATGCAGGCATGGCGGTCAGCCGGCCTGAGCCTTATGATCGGCCGGTGCAGCATGTCGCGGTGGATGGATCGACCATTCTGGTTGATGAGGCGGGCGCGCCCTTCCTGCTGGAAAGCCGGGTCTGTCCGGCTGGAGAAGCGATCATGTTCGACACGGGGCTGTGCTGGTTCATTCCGTTCAGTGGTCATGGGACAATCGATGGCACGGCCTGGCAGGCGGGCGAATGCTGGCTGATCCAGGATCGGGCGACGCTCATGGTTGACGCCGACATGCACGCTTTCCTGGCGCGTCCCACCGACTGA